The DNA segment CATCGCGCCCTTCGTCGGCCTGTTCGGCACCGTGCTCGGCGTCATGCGCACGTTCGACGACATCGCCCTCAAGGGCAACTCGACCCCAGCCGTCGTCTCGGCGGGCGTCGCCGAAGCGCTGATCACGACGGCCGCCGGCTTGTTCGTCGCCGTCATCGCCGTCATCTTCTTCAACTACTTCAAGACGCGGATCAAGGCGTACAACCAGGAGATGATCGTGGCGGCCAACCAGCTCGCCGAGATGCTCCACTTCCACAACACCGGCGCGGCGATCCCCACGGATCTCTATCAGCCGACGAAGTAGCCGACGACGCCTCCGAGCCAAAGGGCCCCAGTCATGAGCATGGTCTCCGCGCAACAGGACGACGAGGTGATGGCCGAGATCAACATCACGCCGTTCACCGACGTGCTGTTGGTCCTGCTCATCATCTTCATGATCCTGGCCGCGCTCGTCGCTCCGCCGGGCTTCGAGAAGCAGCTGCCGGACAAGAACGACACCAGCACACCGATCCAACAGAAGAAGCAAGACAACATCGAGGT comes from the Candidatus Eremiobacterota bacterium genome and includes:
- a CDS encoding biopolymer transporter ExbD; protein product: MSMVSAQQDDEVMAEINITPFTDVLLVLLIIFMILAALVAPPGFEKQLPDKNDTSTPIQQKKQDNIEVLVNETGVIYVDGKRSDAQHIYADMADVRRRKGDKHVSLTA